In the Methanobacterium sp. Maddingley MBC34 genome, GGTAACATTGCTTTTCCGTAGATTTCATTTGCAACTTCTGCTAATCCCACGTACATTGCTAATAACCCAACAATTATCCCCAAGTAGCCGCCGATTATATTTAGACTGCCGCTTCCAGTTAGTGCACCTGCTCCCAATATGAAGAACAGTAATGTTATCAATAAGAATATTGCCTGTAATCCACGACTAATTTTTAGTGTTATTATAAACATTACTGCACCCCAAATACCCCACATAAACAAATATGCTGCGAGTGATACGGGATTAGCGGCAGGTGCCAGATTTAATTGTGGTAATATAGATAATATCGCAAATGAGAACCAGAATCCTCCAAAAGCACCAAATGCGAGTGTGGCAAAAGTATTTCCATTACTGTTTTCCATTACGCCAACAATTAGGCATCCAGTTCCACCAAAAGCCAGTGTCATAGCTAATATCATACTATTTACCGGGAAAAATCCAGTATAAGTGAAACTCAGTAGAACTAAGGTTAATCCAGTGGCAACCAAGCCTAATGGAGCTGGATTTGATGGAGTATGTTCCAAAAGCTTTTTTCCATCTATGGTTATTGTTGCAGTTTCTTCTCCACTCATTTTATAGCCCCCTTATTTGATAATTTGTACTAATTTCATCAATTAAATAATCTAACGTATTTTGAAAGGATTTAGTTATCCCATTTACCTCAAAAAAGTATAAATATCCGCTTTTTTTACTCAAATTTATCACCTATCCTTTAATTCCTTTTAAATTCTTAATTTATCACCTGATTTAAAATTTTTAAGAGATTTTTCAACGTACATGTCTCACTTTTCATGTTCCAATCATTTACTAAAACGGCTGTTTTTGATTCTTATGATATGGACCCAAAAATAGAAAATTTTATAATTATTAGTTTATAAATAATATCTCTTGGGCCACAGCTGGTTTTTCTTTTTTTATCCACCTATTTTCACTATTTTTAACATTTCTAGTCCGTTTTCACCTCATTGAATTCTAACTTAATGGTATTGGTCTGTAGTGAAGTTCTGCTATATAAACATACCGAACATTCTGTTTGCAATGATTAATAATTGATATTCATAGAGAACATTCTCTACTTAAAGGTAAAAAAAATAACATTTTGAACTTTATTTTGAACATAAAATTTAATTAGTAGTTTTATATTAATTTTAATGTATGTAATTAGCCATATCATATTTAAACAGGCAGATATATATTTTATACCAGTTTAACGTGATTTTGTGGCCAATTAAAAAAATATAGAACTATTTTTGTAGTGAAATTCAAAAAAACTATTATTCCTTCTATTCAACTCAAAAAATGATTAAAAAAATTTTTTATCAACCGAATAAATACCAATATCCAATTCTTCAACTATAATATCTTCAATAGCCACACCAAATACATTGAAATGTTCAGTTTGCAGATTTACTTCCAAAACCTCTGTATTTTTCCAATGATCCATCATCAATAGAAAATCTTTATTTTCTGTGCTTGTATATACATGATAACTGACGCAACCGGGTTTTAAACGAGCATATTCAATCAGATATTGTGATTTTTCAATAATTATATCATTCTGACCAGGTTTAGCTGTAATGGTCTCCGTTATCATGATCATACACACCTACTTTTCTCATATAAAAAAAAATAATCAAATTTTATC is a window encoding:
- a CDS encoding hypothetical protein (PFAM: Antibiotic biosynthesis monooxygenase) produces the protein MIMITETITAKPGQNDIIIEKSQYLIEYARLKPGCVSYHVYTSTENKDFLLMMDHWKNTEVLEVNLQTEHFNVFGVAIEDIIVEELDIGIYSVDKKFF
- a CDS encoding putative membrane protein (PFAM: GPR1/FUN34/yaaH family), whose product is MSGEETATITIDGKKLLEHTPSNPAPLGLVATGLTLVLLSFTYTGFFPVNSMILAMTLAFGGTGCLIVGVMENSNGNTFATLAFGAFGGFWFSFAILSILPQLNLAPAANPVSLAAYLFMWGIWGAVMFIITLKISRGLQAIFLLITLLFFILGAGALTGSGSLNIIGGYLGIIVGLLAMYVGLAEVANEIYGKAMLPT